The following DNA comes from Dehalococcoidales bacterium.
TCTCCCCTTACCCGATGGTTCAGGCACAATCCCCTTCTCGGCAGACTCAGACCAGATCATAACCAGAAGCCAGCCTGATGTACTGGTTGACTTCACCGTTGCTCAAGCTATCATGCCCGTAGTGCGTACCGCTACCAAACACGGCGTTAACTTGGTGATAGGTACCACCGGTCTCACGGCTGATGATATTGATGAGATTGACCGGCTGGCTAAAGCCAACAAAGTAGGGGCGGTGGTAGCGCCAAATTTTGCGCTGGGCGCAGTCCTCATGGTGCACCTGGCCAAAATAGCCGCCAAATATCTCGACTATGCAGAAATCGTCGAGCTGCATCACCACCTGAAAGTGGATTCGCCATCGGGGACGGCCATATCAACCGCCAGAGCCATGGCTCAAGCCCGGAACAAGCCGTTTGCGCAACCGCCGGAGCAGAAGCAGGCCTCTAACAGTCGCGGAGACCAGGTAGAGGGCATCCCTATCCACAGCGTTAGGCTACCCGGTCTCATGGCGCACCACGAGATACTGCTGGGAGCCGCCGG
Coding sequences within:
- the dapB gene encoding 4-hydroxy-tetrahydrodipicolinate reductase, producing the protein MKPIKVVIHGALGRVGREMVNSLCRQNDIRVVGAIDRKAAGDSLPLPDGSGTIPFSADSDQIITRSQPDVLVDFTVAQAIMPVVRTATKHGVNLVIGTTGLTADDIDEIDRLAKANKVGAVVAPNFALGAVLMVHLAKIAAKYLDYAEIVELHHHLKVDSPSGTAISTARAMAQARNKPFAQPPEQKQASNSRGDQVEGIPIHSVRLPGLMAHHEILLGAAGQTLSIRHDTINRECYVPGVILAIKEVVKRQGLVYGLDILLNLQETK